From uncultured Roseateles sp., the proteins below share one genomic window:
- the rpoN gene encoding RNA polymerase factor sigma-54, which translates to MGLQADHRQVQTLSPRLQHAVKLLQLSSLEFTQEVNQLMDSNPFLESEEGDPDIEADGLTEAEEAADDERDLWQAEGVASGRSGEGGERGDVSALDLIAMPGSLAQHLHGQLGVLSLPQRDGLLASAIIDSLDDDGYLRCELDELVAVTALSPPARRDELQIALRRVQSLDPAGVAARSLQECLLLQLPTLADAAQRELARRIVSEQLPALAARDVTGMARSLGCGPAEIEAVCGLIRRLDPRPGAGHGHQQIHYLVPDLIARKLRGSWTVQLNPSVVPRLRLNQGYAELFQRHRGAQDQAMASHLQDARWTLKNVAQRFSTILSVGEAIVRRQQRFLDYGVMAMKPMGLREIAEELGLHESTVSRVTNNKYIATPLGVFELKYFFSRAMTMASGNRCSGTALRGLVQDIISAEKPGAPLSDAAITRQLARQGLVVARRTVTKYRQLLHIAAVGRQGRPA; encoded by the coding sequence ATGGGCCTGCAAGCAGACCACAGACAGGTGCAGACGCTGTCGCCGCGGCTGCAGCATGCGGTGAAGCTGTTGCAGCTGTCCTCGCTGGAGTTCACCCAGGAGGTGAACCAGCTGATGGACAGCAACCCCTTTCTCGAGAGCGAGGAGGGCGATCCGGACATCGAAGCCGATGGGCTGACCGAAGCGGAGGAGGCTGCCGACGACGAGCGCGACCTCTGGCAAGCCGAGGGCGTGGCCTCCGGCCGCTCGGGCGAGGGCGGCGAACGGGGCGACGTCAGTGCACTCGACCTGATCGCCATGCCCGGCTCGCTGGCCCAGCATCTGCATGGCCAGCTGGGCGTGCTGTCGCTGCCGCAGCGCGATGGTCTGCTGGCCAGTGCCATCATCGATTCGCTCGATGACGACGGCTATCTGCGCTGCGAGCTCGATGAGCTGGTGGCCGTCACGGCGCTTTCGCCGCCAGCCCGGCGCGACGAGCTGCAGATCGCGCTGCGCCGCGTGCAGTCGCTGGACCCGGCGGGCGTGGCCGCGCGCAGCCTGCAGGAGTGCCTGCTGCTGCAGTTGCCAACCCTGGCCGACGCGGCTCAGCGCGAGCTGGCGCGCCGCATCGTGAGCGAGCAGCTGCCGGCCCTGGCCGCCCGTGACGTGACGGGCATGGCCCGCAGCCTGGGCTGCGGCCCGGCCGAGATCGAGGCCGTCTGCGGCTTGATACGCCGCCTCGACCCACGCCCGGGGGCTGGCCACGGCCACCAGCAGATCCACTACCTGGTGCCGGACCTGATCGCACGCAAGCTGCGCGGCAGCTGGACGGTGCAGCTCAATCCCTCGGTGGTGCCGCGGCTGCGCCTGAACCAGGGCTATGCCGAGCTGTTCCAGCGCCACCGCGGCGCTCAGGACCAGGCCATGGCCAGCCATCTGCAGGACGCGCGCTGGACCTTGAAGAATGTCGCCCAGCGTTTCTCGACCATCCTCAGCGTCGGCGAAGCCATCGTGCGCCGCCAGCAACGCTTTCTGGACTACGGCGTGATGGCCATGAAGCCGATGGGCCTGCGCGAGATTGCCGAGGAGCTGGGCCTGCACGAGTCCACCGTGTCGCGTGTCACCAACAACAAATACATTGCCACGCCGCTGGGTGTGTTCGAGCTGAAGTACTTCTTCTCCCGCGCCATGACCATGGCCAGCGGCAACCGCTGCTCGGGCACGGCCCTGCGAGGCCTGGTGCAGGACATCATCAGCGCTGAGAAGCCCGGCGCCCCGCTGTCCGATGCCGCCATCACCCGCCAGCTGGCCCGCCAGGGCCTGGTGGTGGCGCGGCGCACCGTCACCAAGTACCGGCAGCTGCTGCATATCGCGGCGGTGGGGCGCCAGGGCCGGCCGGCCTGA
- a CDS encoding cation:proton antiporter yields MLTASLLLLGVVLIAMGLAEHPVRRLPLSPAVVYLLVGWGVGALVKPWHETQAQTYAPVMVVITEVAVLISLFAVGLRLRVPPVWKAWRIAALLATVGMLITIALSAAAAHWMLGLTWPLALLLGAVLAPTDPVLASEVQIRSENDRDAVRLSLTAEGGLNDGTALPAVMLALGLLGLHNLGSDTWPWLPWLSWAWADLLWPIIGGALLGWACGHGLGWAIRMRLRRQHELGWDELLYLGAIALSYGLARATATSAFLVVFVAGVALFHEGTRAAAAMAEAKADSTHLSRRLLAFGQRCERLVEVSMVLCLGVAMPWVDWSWPQVGFALLLIFVVRPVSVYVSLLGSGLPATQRRLLAWFGIRGVGSLFYLAFALEHGLKGQQASVLTSVCLLSIAGSILLHGVSATPLMGHYQKHRSRRAGKIPLG; encoded by the coding sequence ATGCTGACAGCCTCCCTGCTGCTGCTCGGTGTGGTGCTGATCGCCATGGGCCTGGCCGAGCATCCGGTGCGACGGCTGCCGCTGTCACCGGCGGTCGTCTACCTGCTGGTCGGCTGGGGCGTGGGCGCCCTGGTCAAGCCCTGGCACGAGACCCAGGCCCAAACCTATGCGCCGGTGATGGTGGTGATCACCGAGGTGGCGGTGCTGATCTCGCTGTTTGCCGTGGGCCTGCGCCTGCGCGTGCCGCCGGTGTGGAAAGCCTGGCGCATCGCCGCCCTGCTGGCCACGGTGGGCATGCTGATCACGATCGCGCTGTCGGCCGCCGCCGCCCACTGGATGCTGGGCCTCACCTGGCCGCTGGCCCTGCTGCTGGGCGCCGTGCTCGCCCCGACCGATCCGGTGCTGGCCTCCGAGGTGCAGATACGCTCGGAGAATGACCGCGACGCCGTGCGCCTGTCGCTGACCGCCGAGGGCGGGCTGAATGACGGCACCGCCCTGCCGGCGGTGATGCTGGCCCTGGGTCTGCTGGGGCTGCACAACCTGGGCTCCGACACATGGCCCTGGCTGCCCTGGTTGAGTTGGGCCTGGGCTGACCTGCTGTGGCCCATCATCGGCGGTGCGCTGCTGGGCTGGGCCTGCGGTCACGGCCTGGGCTGGGCGATACGGATGCGCCTGCGCCGCCAGCACGAGCTGGGCTGGGACGAACTGCTGTATCTGGGCGCGATCGCGCTCAGCTACGGCCTGGCCCGTGCCACCGCCACCTCGGCCTTTCTGGTCGTGTTCGTTGCCGGCGTGGCACTGTTCCACGAGGGCACCCGCGCCGCCGCAGCGATGGCCGAGGCCAAGGCCGACAGCACCCATCTGTCACGCCGGCTGCTGGCCTTCGGGCAGCGCTGCGAGCGCCTGGTCGAGGTCAGCATGGTGCTGTGCCTGGGCGTGGCCATGCCCTGGGTGGACTGGAGCTGGCCGCAGGTCGGTTTCGCCTTGCTGCTCATCTTCGTCGTCAGGCCCGTCAGCGTCTACGTCTCGCTGCTGGGCAGCGGACTGCCCGCCACCCAGCGCCGCCTGCTGGCCTGGTTCGGCATACGCGGCGTCGGCTCGCTGTTCTACCTGGCCTTCGCGCTGGAGCACGGCCTGAAGGGCCAGCAGGCCAGCGTGCTGACCTCCGTCTGCCTGCTCAGCATCGCCGGCTCCATCCTGCTGCACGGCGTCTCGGCGACGCCGCTGATGGGGCACTATCAAAAGCACCGCAGCCGACGGGCGGGGAAGATCCCGCTGGGGTGA
- a CDS encoding phage holin family protein, producing MSEPNTAAAPPAAEPSLPQILSGVLQQLPGLVSDRVHLLALELRRAGVALSRLLMLGAAALVFAATAWLALCAGLTAALLATGLAWGWALLTVLVLNGAAAALAAVKACGWARQLGLPATLRHLTAAPSTPATGAPHDHH from the coding sequence ATGTCGGAGCCGAACACCGCCGCGGCGCCGCCTGCGGCCGAGCCCTCTCTGCCTCAGATCTTGAGCGGTGTGCTGCAGCAGTTGCCGGGCCTGGTCAGTGACCGGGTCCATCTGTTGGCCCTGGAGTTGCGAAGGGCCGGTGTCGCACTGAGCCGCTTGCTGATGCTAGGGGCGGCCGCGCTGGTCTTCGCCGCCACGGCCTGGCTGGCACTGTGTGCCGGTCTGACGGCCGCCCTGCTGGCCACCGGTCTGGCCTGGGGCTGGGCCTTGCTGACGGTGTTGGTGCTCAACGGCGCCGCGGCTGCCCTGGCTGCGGTCAAGGCCTGCGGCTGGGCGCGCCAGCTCGGACTGCCCGCGACGCTGCGCCATCTCACCGCCGCACCTTCAACACCTGCAACCGGTGCCCCGCATGACCACCACTGA
- a CDS encoding sigma-54 dependent transcriptional regulator, producing the protein MGHALIVEDDADSAELMAALIATQNFSVATAHSLRDARRQMALQTPDIVLLDLQLPDGSGMDLFADPQLTAQSEIVLITGHASLDTSIEALRLGAVDYLIKPVNLKQLQGILSRVMQPATLQAELASLNTQWQHSGHFGQLWGRAPAMRRIYEQISRVAGTAVTVFITGESGTGKEVVAQTVHDLSRRRKQPFLAVNCGAISPNLIESEIFGHEKGSFTGADRQHQGFFERAHGGTLFLDEITEMPLELQVKLLRVLGTGTFMRVGSTQPQATDVRVIAATNRSPDQAVASGRLREDLLYRLNVFPIELPPLRERSEDVALLAEHFLAEICQREGALKHFSAAALELLGGYRWPGNVRELRNVVQRAYVMADGPTISDEWLPQTGQTSSASWPDKSTVPGLVIPLGSSLAEAERLLILATLNHFGHQRERTAAALGISLKTLYNRLKNYGNAAAADEKTPQS; encoded by the coding sequence ATGGGCCACGCACTGATCGTCGAAGACGACGCCGATTCGGCCGAACTGATGGCAGCCTTGATCGCCACGCAGAACTTCAGCGTCGCCACCGCCCACAGCCTGCGCGACGCGCGCCGCCAGATGGCCCTGCAGACGCCCGACATCGTGCTGCTGGACCTGCAATTACCCGACGGCAGCGGCATGGATCTGTTCGCCGACCCGCAGCTGACCGCGCAATCCGAGATCGTGCTGATCACCGGCCATGCCAGCCTGGACACCTCAATCGAGGCCTTGCGCCTGGGCGCGGTCGACTACCTGATCAAGCCGGTCAACCTGAAGCAGCTGCAGGGCATTCTGTCGCGGGTGATGCAGCCCGCCACGCTTCAGGCCGAGCTGGCCTCGCTGAACACGCAGTGGCAGCACAGTGGCCACTTCGGCCAGCTGTGGGGCCGCGCACCGGCCATGCGGCGCATCTACGAGCAGATTTCTCGTGTGGCCGGCACGGCGGTGACGGTGTTCATCACCGGCGAGAGCGGCACCGGCAAGGAGGTGGTGGCGCAGACGGTGCACGATCTGAGCCGCCGCCGCAAGCAACCGTTTCTGGCGGTCAACTGCGGGGCGATCTCGCCCAATCTGATCGAGAGCGAGATCTTCGGCCACGAGAAGGGCAGCTTCACCGGTGCCGACCGCCAGCACCAGGGCTTCTTCGAACGTGCCCATGGCGGCACGCTGTTCCTGGATGAGATCACCGAGATGCCGCTGGAGCTGCAGGTCAAGCTGCTGCGCGTGCTGGGCACCGGCACCTTCATGCGCGTGGGCTCGACCCAGCCCCAGGCCACCGATGTGCGGGTGATTGCCGCCACCAACCGCTCGCCCGATCAGGCCGTGGCATCCGGGCGCCTGCGCGAGGACCTGCTCTACCGGCTGAATGTGTTCCCGATCGAGCTGCCGCCGCTGCGCGAGCGCAGCGAAGACGTGGCCCTGCTGGCCGAGCACTTTCTGGCCGAGATCTGCCAGCGCGAAGGCGCACTGAAGCACTTCTCTGCGGCGGCGTTGGAGTTGCTGGGAGGCTACCGCTGGCCCGGCAATGTGCGCGAGCTGCGCAATGTGGTGCAGCGTGCCTACGTGATGGCCGACGGCCCTACCATCAGCGACGAATGGCTGCCACAGACCGGCCAGACCTCGTCTGCGTCCTGGCCTGACAAGTCAACGGTGCCGGGACTGGTGATACCGCTGGGCAGTTCGCTGGCCGAGGCCGAGCGCCTGCTGATACTGGCCACGCTGAACCATTTCGGCCACCAGCGCGAACGCACCGCTGCGGCCCTGGGCATCAGCCTCAAGACCCTGTACAACCGCCTCAAAAACTACGGCAACGCCGCCGCAGCAGACGAAAAAACGCCGCAGTCATGA
- a CDS encoding FxDxF family PEP-CTERM protein, producing the protein MNLKKLALVTALTIAATASFAENINLNLPVVPNAAIPGAFSGGFGITHIQAGAFTDVLTFAGGIDGMFSSALITTGFFANSNIDLTSVSVNGLPFALSPTGTLEWASIGPVDLHQPFVITIMGMAAPDLAAGSAISASYAGTVNITPVPEPESYALMLAGLAALGFMVKRRSNS; encoded by the coding sequence ATGAACCTGAAGAAACTTGCCCTGGTCACTGCGCTGACCATCGCCGCCACCGCCTCCTTCGCAGAGAACATCAATCTGAATCTGCCGGTGGTGCCGAATGCCGCCATCCCGGGCGCCTTCTCGGGGGGCTTCGGCATCACCCACATCCAGGCCGGTGCGTTCACCGATGTGCTGACCTTTGCCGGCGGTATCGACGGCATGTTCTCGTCGGCACTGATCACCACCGGCTTCTTCGCCAACTCCAATATCGATCTGACGAGCGTCTCGGTCAACGGCCTGCCCTTCGCGCTGTCGCCCACCGGCACTCTGGAATGGGCGTCGATCGGCCCGGTCGATCTGCATCAGCCTTTCGTGATCACGATCATGGGCATGGCTGCACCCGATCTCGCCGCAGGTTCGGCCATCTCAGCAAGCTATGCAGGCACGGTGAACATCACTCCGGTGCCGGAACCCGAGAGCTATGCGCTGATGCTGGCCGGCCTGGCGGCCTTGGGCTTCATGGTGAAGCGCCGCTCCAACAGCTGA
- a CDS encoding glycine zipper domain-containing protein → MKSLRTVSTAALVLMLAGGLGACSNMSQRERATATGAAVGGAVGAVVTGSTAGAVGGAVVGGVIGHELDKKNK, encoded by the coding sequence ATGAAGTCCCTCAGAACTGTTTCCACTGCCGCGCTGGTGCTGATGCTGGCCGGCGGTCTTGGCGCCTGCTCCAACATGTCTCAGCGTGAACGCGCGACCGCAACCGGTGCGGCGGTGGGTGGCGCGGTGGGCGCCGTGGTGACCGGCAGCACGGCGGGCGCCGTGGGCGGCGCGGTCGTCGGCGGCGTGATCGGCCATGAACTGGACAAGAAGAACAAGTAG
- a CDS encoding FxDxF family PEP-CTERM protein has product MNHKQIALATAIGLTMSGAFADNINSVVAVVPNAAIPGAYSAAWGATHVEAGAFTDVFTFAGGADGWFSSSLITSGFLDSANIDFQTVSVNGNAYTLSPNAPVEWATLGLTQLSQPFTLTVTGVAAPALAKGASIAASYAGTADITPVPEPETAALMLGGLGLLGFLARRRKVA; this is encoded by the coding sequence ATGAATCACAAGCAAATAGCCTTGGCTACGGCCATCGGTCTTACCATGTCGGGCGCCTTTGCCGACAACATCAACTCGGTGGTTGCGGTGGTGCCCAACGCGGCGATCCCTGGCGCCTATTCGGCGGCTTGGGGTGCCACCCACGTGGAGGCTGGAGCATTTACCGATGTGTTCACCTTTGCCGGAGGTGCAGATGGTTGGTTCTCATCGAGCCTGATCACCAGCGGCTTTCTGGACAGTGCCAACATCGACTTTCAAACCGTATCGGTCAATGGAAACGCCTACACCCTGTCGCCGAATGCACCGGTCGAGTGGGCCACGCTGGGCCTGACCCAGCTGAGCCAGCCCTTCACCTTGACAGTCACCGGCGTGGCGGCTCCGGCACTGGCGAAGGGCGCGAGCATCGCGGCCAGCTATGCGGGCACGGCGGACATCACGCCGGTGCCTGAACCTGAAACCGCGGCGCTGATGCTGGGCGGCCTGGGCTTGCTGGGCTTCCTCGCACGTCGCCGCAAGGTGGCCTGA
- a CDS encoding DUF1328 domain-containing protein, whose protein sequence is MLKWALIFALVSILAGVLGFTGIAAGAASVAKLLFFVCVAVVVVLLALALLGIAAARK, encoded by the coding sequence ATGCTGAAGTGGGCCCTGATCTTTGCACTGGTTTCAATTCTTGCCGGGGTGCTGGGTTTCACTGGCATCGCCGCTGGCGCCGCCAGCGTGGCCAAGCTCCTGTTCTTCGTCTGCGTCGCGGTGGTTGTTGTGCTGCTTGCCCTGGCCCTGCTGGGTATAGCCGCAGCACGCAAATGA
- a CDS encoding ferritin-like domain-containing protein, which produces MSHKQSHAPVSAVPFPIDALNDRHLELDEGALQQARSDLSDGAVTPSSGQWALPIAKLLNGALATELVCVLRYKRHHFTAHGMSAPRIAEEFMVHAIAESGHADRLAERIVQMGGSPDFSPTGLLERSHADYDDSTDLKSMVRANLIAERIAVEAYHQMIVLIGDKDPTTRRMLEDILADEEEHADELKDMLDA; this is translated from the coding sequence ATGAGCCACAAACAAAGCCACGCACCGGTATCAGCCGTACCCTTCCCGATCGATGCACTGAACGACAGGCATCTGGAGCTGGACGAGGGCGCACTGCAGCAGGCGCGCTCGGATCTGAGCGACGGCGCGGTGACCCCCAGCTCCGGACAGTGGGCCCTGCCCATTGCCAAGCTGCTCAACGGTGCGCTGGCCACCGAGCTGGTCTGCGTGCTGCGCTACAAGCGCCACCACTTCACGGCCCATGGCATGTCGGCGCCGCGCATCGCCGAGGAGTTCATGGTGCATGCGATCGCCGAGTCGGGCCACGCTGACCGCCTGGCCGAACGCATCGTGCAGATGGGCGGTTCGCCGGATTTCTCGCCGACCGGCCTGCTGGAGCGCAGCCATGCCGACTATGACGATTCCACCGACCTGAAGTCCATGGTGCGCGCCAATCTGATCGCTGAGCGCATCGCCGTCGAGGCCTATCACCAGATGATTGTGCTGATCGGCGACAAGGACCCGACCACGCGCCGCATGCTAGAGGACATCCTCGCCGATGAGGAAGAGCATGCCGACGAGCTGAAGGACATGCTGGACGCCTGA
- a CDS encoding phospholipase D-like domain-containing protein, producing MPQLRCLLISLALLALQACSALPGRAPPPSAVAAAPRPELIGARGRLAAPARQRVLAQLAAEGRADLSSRHLALLTQASPLPLYAGNQARLLIDGPATFAAMFAELEQARGTILLETYILEDQALAQRLAELLLRKQAQGVKTHVLYDAWGSVRTADGYFDALRAGGVAVCAFNPVNPLVRPGSWDLTQRDHRKILVVDGVVAFVGGINISEVYASGSFGRRRSGSGERGWRDTQVQLRGPAVAALDAVVREAWSAQGCGSLPSSAPPAPAASGTATGTQVIQIIPSGPDGNEARMYAALLTAVDGAQRSVHLTMGYFAPGADMISALAEAAQRGVDVVLILPSVSDFAPVLHAGRSHYEALLQAGVKLHELQGAVLHAKTAVIDGVFSTVGSSNMDWRSFVGNNEINAVMVGDDFGQAMEAMFHRDVAASKPVTLQQWQARPWLQRAKEGLARLLESWW from the coding sequence ATGCCCCAGCTCCGCTGCCTGCTGATCTCGCTCGCATTGCTCGCGCTGCAGGCCTGCTCGGCGCTGCCCGGCCGCGCCCCACCGCCGTCCGCGGTGGCCGCCGCGCCGCGGCCCGAACTGATCGGTGCCCGCGGCCGCCTGGCGGCGCCGGCACGCCAGCGGGTGCTGGCCCAGCTGGCTGCCGAGGGCCGGGCCGACCTCAGCAGCCGCCATCTGGCCCTGCTGACACAAGCCAGCCCGCTGCCACTGTATGCCGGCAATCAGGCCCGGCTGCTGATCGACGGACCGGCCACCTTTGCCGCCATGTTTGCCGAGCTGGAGCAGGCACGCGGCACCATCCTGCTGGAGACCTATATTCTCGAGGATCAGGCCCTGGCCCAACGCCTGGCCGAGTTGCTGCTGCGCAAGCAGGCGCAAGGGGTGAAGACCCATGTGCTGTACGACGCCTGGGGCTCGGTCCGCACCGCCGACGGCTATTTCGACGCCCTGCGTGCCGGCGGCGTGGCCGTGTGTGCGTTCAATCCAGTCAACCCGCTGGTGCGCCCGGGCTCATGGGACCTGACGCAGCGCGACCACCGCAAGATCCTGGTCGTCGACGGCGTGGTGGCCTTTGTCGGCGGCATCAACATCAGCGAGGTCTATGCCTCGGGCTCCTTCGGGCGGCGCAGGTCGGGCAGCGGCGAGCGTGGCTGGCGCGACACCCAGGTGCAGTTGCGCGGCCCGGCAGTGGCCGCGCTCGACGCAGTGGTGCGCGAGGCCTGGTCGGCGCAGGGTTGCGGCAGCCTGCCAAGTTCGGCCCCACCGGCCCCGGCCGCCTCCGGAACGGCAACCGGCACACAAGTGATACAGATCATCCCCTCCGGCCCCGACGGCAACGAGGCACGCATGTATGCCGCGCTGTTGACTGCGGTGGACGGCGCGCAGCGCAGCGTGCACCTGACCATGGGCTATTTCGCGCCGGGTGCCGACATGATCTCGGCCCTCGCCGAGGCCGCCCAACGCGGCGTCGACGTGGTGCTGATACTGCCCTCGGTGAGCGACTTTGCCCCGGTGCTGCATGCCGGACGCAGCCACTACGAGGCCCTGTTGCAGGCCGGCGTCAAGCTGCATGAGCTGCAGGGCGCGGTGCTGCATGCCAAGACGGCGGTGATCGACGGGGTGTTCTCGACCGTAGGCTCCAGCAATATGGACTGGCGCAGCTTCGTCGGCAACAACGAGATCAACGCGGTGATGGTCGGTGACGATTTCGGCCAGGCCATGGAGGCGATGTTCCACCGCGACGTCGCCGCCTCGAAGCCGGTGACCCTGCAGCAGTGGCAGGCCCGCCCCTGGCTGCAGCGCGCCAAGGAGGGCCTCGCCCGCCTGCTCGAGAGCTGGTGGTGA
- a CDS encoding AI-2E family transporter codes for MNERTGTSWRQTLRSGTVANTASALRAAERASRLKRVMRKADAERMALHDSHGLAAQPRASAPMLVLAVLALMVATWWGRSVLIPVTGGLLLALLVEPVVLLLQRLLYWRALAVPVALSGVVALVLLAGYGFGGQLLRTAERVPEMITLAAHRVREIDPQTDSLTTRVRRALGELDAAASRLTDSSRPATPLGRSKPRAAPAAVAAAPAASAPLALTEDAGTALKATAVSGTSVLLHFGSDVTILMLVAYFVLSGGPSLSRKLIMQWGHDPRRRLAAANALRECGRQVRLYAGVLLFTNVLIGLTVWLMFSLAGLPDAAGWGVTAGVLHVVPYLGMVVMTGLGAAEAFLAFDSGSAAVGIAALLLVCSTLIGTVISAFLQGRAARMNAAAVFLGVVLWGGLWGLWGLFLGPVLIVLIKVMAEHSRSAQRLSQLLGG; via the coding sequence ATGAACGAACGCACCGGCACCTCCTGGCGGCAGACGCTGCGCAGTGGCACCGTCGCCAACACCGCCAGTGCGCTTCGCGCCGCCGAGCGCGCCTCGCGCTTGAAGCGGGTGATGCGCAAGGCCGACGCGGAGCGCATGGCCTTGCATGACTCCCACGGACTGGCGGCACAGCCGCGCGCCAGCGCGCCGATGCTGGTGCTGGCGGTGCTGGCCTTGATGGTGGCCACCTGGTGGGGCCGCAGCGTACTGATTCCGGTCACCGGCGGGCTGCTGCTGGCCCTGCTGGTCGAGCCGGTGGTGCTGCTGCTGCAGCGCCTTCTGTACTGGCGGGCGCTGGCCGTGCCGGTGGCCTTGAGCGGCGTCGTGGCTCTGGTGCTGCTGGCCGGCTATGGCTTCGGGGGTCAGCTGTTGCGCACCGCCGAGCGCGTGCCCGAGATGATCACCCTGGCCGCCCACCGTGTGCGCGAGATCGATCCCCAGACCGATTCGCTGACCACCCGGGTGCGCCGCGCACTCGGTGAGCTTGACGCCGCCGCCTCGCGCCTGACCGATTCCAGCCGCCCGGCCACCCCGCTGGGACGCAGCAAGCCGCGGGCTGCCCCGGCGGCCGTGGCGGCCGCACCCGCTGCCTCTGCGCCGCTGGCCCTGACCGAGGATGCCGGCACGGCGCTGAAGGCCACAGCCGTGTCGGGCACCAGCGTGCTGCTGCACTTCGGCAGCGATGTCACGATCCTGATGCTGGTGGCCTATTTCGTGCTGTCCGGCGGGCCCAGCCTGAGCCGCAAGCTGATCATGCAATGGGGCCATGATCCGCGGCGCCGCCTCGCCGCCGCCAATGCGCTGCGGGAATGCGGGCGCCAGGTGCGTTTGTATGCCGGCGTGCTGCTGTTCACCAATGTGCTGATCGGCCTCACCGTCTGGCTGATGTTCTCCCTGGCCGGCCTGCCCGATGCAGCCGGCTGGGGCGTCACCGCCGGCGTGCTGCATGTGGTGCCCTATCTGGGCATGGTGGTGATGACCGGCCTGGGCGCGGCCGAGGCCTTCCTGGCCTTCGACAGCGGCAGCGCGGCGGTGGGCATTGCTGCGCTGCTGCTGGTCTGCTCGACCCTGATCGGCACCGTCATCTCGGCCTTCCTGCAGGGGCGCGCGGCTCGCATGAATGCCGCCGCGGTGTTCCTCGGCGTGGTGCTGTGGGGCGGGCTGTGGGGTCTGTGGGGACTGTTCCTCGGCCCGGTGCTGATCGTGCTGATCAAGGTCATGGCCGAGCACAGCCGCTCGGCCCAACGGCTGTCGCAGTTGCTGGGAGGCTAG
- a CDS encoding YihY/virulence factor BrkB family protein, with translation MPGLLALTRFWWRIASQTLERFATVNGMRSGAAVAFYAAFSMAPLLVVLTGVMVWLLGDVQAQAALLDSVRQLVGEQEASTLQAMLMERPRLSLSLQWSALASWVALGTTLLGSTGVFVELRSSLQNMLDEPEPPFGWRYLLQARLIAVGVVLGCGFLLAIAMVLQGLALVGLHGMAQRWPYLEPMLAGAELAWSWGVITALFTIMLRWLPDSRLRWRWALGGALLAATLFMLGRWGISLYVASTASKSALGAASSFAALLVWIYWSSQMFLLGAAWAVALRDSARLDSRTAPTPVRAVG, from the coding sequence GTGCCGGGGCTGCTGGCGCTGACGCGATTCTGGTGGCGCATCGCCTCGCAGACGCTGGAGCGTTTTGCCACCGTCAATGGCATGCGCTCGGGCGCGGCGGTGGCTTTCTACGCCGCCTTCTCGATGGCCCCATTGCTGGTGGTGCTGACGGGCGTGATGGTCTGGCTGCTCGGCGATGTGCAGGCCCAGGCAGCGCTGCTGGACTCCGTGCGCCAGCTGGTCGGCGAGCAGGAGGCGTCCACGCTTCAGGCCATGCTGATGGAGCGCCCGCGCCTGAGCCTGAGCCTGCAGTGGAGTGCCCTGGCCTCCTGGGTGGCGCTGGGCACCACGCTGCTCGGCTCGACCGGGGTCTTCGTCGAGTTGCGCTCCTCGCTGCAGAACATGCTGGACGAGCCCGAGCCGCCGTTTGGCTGGCGCTATCTGCTGCAGGCAAGGCTGATCGCCGTCGGCGTTGTGCTGGGCTGCGGCTTCCTGCTCGCTATCGCCATGGTGCTTCAAGGTCTGGCCCTGGTCGGTCTGCACGGCATGGCGCAGCGCTGGCCCTATCTGGAGCCGATGCTGGCCGGTGCCGAACTGGCCTGGTCATGGGGTGTGATCACGGCGCTGTTCACCATCATGCTGCGCTGGCTGCCCGACAGCCGGCTGCGCTGGCGCTGGGCGCTGGGCGGCGCGCTGCTGGCGGCCACGCTGTTCATGCTGGGTCGCTGGGGCATCAGCCTGTATGTCGCGAGCACGGCCTCGAAGTCGGCGCTCGGTGCGGCCAGTTCGTTCGCTGCGCTGCTGGTCTGGATCTACTGGTCCAGCCAGATGTTCCTGCTCGGCGCGGCCTGGGCGGTGGCGCTGCGCGACAGTGCACGCCTCGACAGTAGGACGGCGCCCACGCCGGTGCGCGCCGTCGGCTGA